The following are encoded in a window of Mycolicibacterium tusciae JS617 genomic DNA:
- a CDS encoding ATP-binding protein encodes MAVPDSLSAWREFVNRRTIEPEHLPMKQIGALSPGEKEHYDQARFAWLGADVVLETPDTDMLTRQTRVLIARNTAKTATARRGLAISGSAGRGKSTAALLIGRRHEKSMRTKLGRDDDGFAPVVYTVVPPGTTPKMMMLAFANFLGLLAPGKATAQDLTEQIVGVMRSLSVSLVLVDEVHNLKTNHQAGSEAASALKVFSERLDATFIYAGIDLLQADLFAGHMGRQLKGRMALYQMRTYGYGTQAQRDTWAELVLGIEALLPLGRHAAGSLDNEMTYLYDRTGGSIGSLRALLSDAAIAAILGGEEQIGRRLLDMTSTDYAAEEFGNRTPAGDPSTPMPLKKAE; translated from the coding sequence GTGGCCGTACCCGATTCCCTGTCGGCGTGGCGAGAATTCGTGAACCGCCGCACCATCGAACCCGAGCATCTCCCGATGAAGCAGATCGGTGCCCTCTCCCCCGGCGAGAAGGAGCACTACGACCAGGCGCGTTTCGCCTGGCTAGGCGCCGACGTCGTCCTGGAAACCCCCGACACCGACATGCTGACCCGCCAGACCCGGGTGCTGATCGCGAGGAACACCGCCAAGACAGCAACGGCGCGCCGGGGTTTGGCAATCTCGGGGTCGGCCGGGCGCGGCAAGTCCACCGCGGCACTGCTGATCGGCAGGCGACACGAGAAGTCGATGCGCACCAAACTCGGCCGCGACGACGACGGGTTCGCCCCGGTCGTCTACACCGTCGTCCCGCCGGGCACCACCCCGAAGATGATGATGCTGGCGTTCGCGAACTTCCTCGGCCTGCTGGCACCGGGCAAGGCCACCGCCCAAGACCTCACCGAACAGATCGTGGGCGTCATGCGCAGCCTTTCGGTGTCACTGGTGCTCGTCGACGAGGTGCACAACCTCAAGACCAACCACCAAGCGGGCAGCGAGGCGGCGTCCGCGCTCAAGGTGTTCTCCGAACGCCTCGACGCCACCTTCATCTACGCCGGGATCGATCTGCTGCAGGCCGATCTGTTCGCCGGACACATGGGCCGCCAACTCAAAGGTCGGATGGCGCTCTACCAGATGCGCACCTATGGCTACGGCACCCAGGCCCAACGCGACACCTGGGCGGAACTGGTGCTCGGGATCGAAGCGCTCCTGCCCCTCGGGCGCCACGCTGCCGGATCGCTGGACAACGAGATGACATATCTCTACGACCGCACCGGCGGATCCATCGGATCGCTGCGGGCGTTGCTCAGCGACGCCGCCATCGCGGCGATCCTCGGCGGCGAGGAACAAATCGGGCGCCGATTGCTCGACATGACGTCGACCGACTATGCCGCCGAGGAGTTCGGGAACAGGACACCCGCCGGTGACCCCTCGACCCCGATGCCGTTGAAGAAGGCCGAATGA
- a CDS encoding Mu transposase C-terminal domain-containing protein, translating into MRSVRLFDCLHYDGHAWQVVAQEGQQLALKNLQTNRIRRVGVAELLGDDSYLPDAPDRLPRLDSAAVLETLDPQTRERVVFLHRHVAEVLTGTSPASDGDDDDPDAAVGRPQYAVSHPLQDRISAKVAELAAAGTPVAFRSLERYITAYRADGIAGLVDGRRTRQASQTGRMDPALVSLLEHAIGGQTNLSTGTRSRLLMQVRLEATHLGLPMPSRATLYRALDNLARAKHPFGNATTRRTQANRPDRTWGQQSPSRPGELVEVDSTPLDLMVIYPNGSTGRADLTVALDIATRTPCSAILRPVATKSVDAAVLLARALTPLPMQPGWPASLSFSRSILPAGMIPGDDEVGARIAAKPVIVPESITIDRGKVYVGSTFLNACERLQISVTKAAPRTPTDKPHIERVFAAINSGFTQYLAGYVGPNVVNRGSSPQAEAYWTLADVQNLLDLWIVAVWQNKPHPGLRHPAMPKKDLSPNEAYAALATVAPTINVALDRDDYIGLLPVAYRSIQGYGINFEGLHYDSADLHPYRGVKSGLPLPAGGRWEIRYDPYRLQSIFVRDHTRGVWIEAEWSLAKRTLAPFSLDVLRAARTAVARRSDTVAGVDVVAEINRIQTGGAATTKERKAATRDSVNTPVVPAQTVVADPAATIEPTPSGVPTADPPQTRSPKRRAARRIDDEDEE; encoded by the coding sequence ATGAGGTCGGTGCGGCTATTCGACTGTCTGCATTACGACGGTCACGCTTGGCAAGTCGTAGCCCAGGAGGGGCAGCAGTTGGCGCTGAAGAACCTCCAGACCAACCGGATCCGCCGCGTCGGGGTTGCCGAGCTACTTGGTGACGACAGTTACCTCCCGGACGCTCCCGACCGGCTGCCCCGGCTGGACTCGGCTGCGGTGCTGGAAACGCTGGACCCCCAGACGCGTGAGCGGGTGGTGTTCCTGCATCGCCACGTCGCGGAGGTGCTGACCGGAACCTCACCCGCCAGCGATGGTGACGACGACGACCCTGACGCGGCGGTGGGCCGTCCGCAGTACGCGGTGAGTCATCCGCTCCAAGATCGGATCAGCGCCAAGGTCGCCGAGTTGGCGGCGGCCGGAACCCCAGTGGCGTTTCGCAGCCTCGAGCGGTACATCACTGCCTACCGCGCCGACGGCATCGCCGGCTTGGTCGACGGCCGCCGCACCAGGCAGGCGTCGCAAACCGGGCGGATGGATCCAGCACTGGTGTCGTTGCTGGAGCACGCCATCGGCGGGCAGACGAACCTGTCCACTGGTACCCGGTCGCGGCTGCTCATGCAGGTCCGCCTTGAGGCCACCCACCTGGGGCTGCCCATGCCCTCGCGCGCCACCCTCTACCGCGCGCTCGACAACCTCGCACGTGCCAAGCACCCCTTTGGCAACGCCACGACGAGACGCACCCAAGCCAACCGGCCGGATCGCACCTGGGGTCAGCAATCCCCCTCTCGGCCTGGTGAACTCGTCGAAGTCGACAGCACGCCGCTGGATCTGATGGTCATCTACCCGAACGGCTCGACGGGGCGGGCCGACCTCACAGTGGCCCTCGACATCGCCACCCGGACCCCGTGTTCGGCGATCCTGCGGCCGGTGGCGACCAAGAGCGTCGATGCCGCGGTGCTGCTGGCCCGGGCGCTGACTCCGCTTCCCATGCAACCCGGCTGGCCGGCGTCGCTGAGCTTCTCCCGGTCGATTCTTCCGGCCGGGATGATTCCTGGTGACGACGAGGTCGGTGCCCGCATCGCCGCCAAGCCGGTGATCGTGCCGGAATCGATCACCATCGACCGCGGCAAGGTCTACGTCGGATCGACGTTCCTGAATGCTTGCGAGCGCCTGCAGATCAGCGTCACCAAGGCCGCGCCACGCACCCCGACCGACAAGCCGCACATCGAGCGGGTGTTCGCCGCGATCAACAGTGGTTTCACCCAGTACCTGGCGGGATATGTCGGGCCCAACGTGGTCAACCGCGGCAGCTCGCCGCAGGCCGAGGCGTACTGGACGTTGGCCGACGTTCAGAACCTGCTGGACCTGTGGATCGTGGCGGTCTGGCAGAACAAGCCCCACCCCGGGCTGCGCCATCCGGCGATGCCGAAGAAAGACCTCTCCCCCAACGAAGCCTATGCAGCCCTGGCCACGGTCGCCCCGACGATCAACGTCGCGCTGGATCGCGACGATTACATCGGCCTGCTACCGGTGGCCTACCGCAGCATCCAGGGCTACGGCATCAACTTCGAAGGCCTGCACTACGACAGCGCCGACCTGCACCCGTACCGGGGAGTCAAGAGCGGACTGCCGCTACCCGCGGGTGGCCGGTGGGAAATCCGATACGACCCCTACCGGCTGCAGTCGATCTTCGTCCGCGACCACACCCGAGGAGTGTGGATCGAGGCCGAATGGTCGCTGGCTAAGCGGACATTGGCTCCGTTCTCCCTCGATGTCCTGCGCGCCGCCCGCACCGCCGTAGCGCGCCGCAGCGACACCGTTGCCGGGGTCGACGTGGTCGCCGAGATCAACCGCATCCAAACCGGCGGCGCCGCGACGACCAAGGAGAGGAAGGCCGCCACCCGCGACAGCGTGAACACCCCGGTGGTACCCGCACAGACCGTCGTCGCCGACCCTGCCGCCACCATCGAGCCGACCCCCAGCGGTGTGCCGACTGCGGACCCACCACAAACCCGCTCCCCCAAGCGGCGAGCTGCCCGACGCATCGACGACGAGGACGAGGAGTAA